A window of Pedococcus badiiscoriae genomic DNA:
GCCTGGCCGAGGTCAAGCCGACGCTCGCCTGACGCGGAACCCTTCGGGTACCGCCAGACGTCACACCGGTATGCCACGGATGAGGTCCGGCTCCGCCAGGCTGCTCACGGCAGCTCTTGTGGCAGGTCTCCTGGCCACGGGGTGCGGCAGCCAAGGGGGCCCAAGGGGCCCAGGGGGCAGCTCGGGCTCGGGCTCGCGTGGGCCCTCGGCATCGCCGTCGTCCTCGACGGATCTCACCACGACGCAGCCCTCTGGTCCGAAGCAGCCCCAGCTCACCATCGAGGGGACCGTCGCGGCGGGGGTCGAGGGCTCGTGCCTCGTACTCAGTGCCGCTGGCCGCGTCTACCTCCTGGTGGGTGACACCACCGCTGTCGTGGCGGGGGAGCGTGTCAGGCTGACCGGCCGGCCGGCCCCCTCCCTGAGGACGACCTGCCAGGCGGGGGTTCCCTTCCAGGTCCAGCAGGTCGAGAAGATGACGCCCGCGCCAGGCGGCTACGCACCTCGGTAGGACGACCTTCGGGGGCCCGGCGAGCGCCGAGCCCCCGAAGGGTGAGAGGTGCGGTTCTGCGGTCGATCAGCCGGTGACCGAGACGACCGTGGAGCCGACCGGGGTGCCGTCGATCGCATGGGACACGACACCGAGGTAGTCGGTCCCCGCGGTCAGGCCGGTCCACGACAGGCCGACCGTCGTGGTCCCGCCGATCACCGCAGCCACCGGGCTGCCCGAGGTCACGGCGAGGCTGCCGCCGGAGGTGGACGGGACCAGCCAGCTGCGCAGGTCGAACGCCGTGCCCGGTGCCGGGACCGCCCACCCGTGGACGACCATGGTGTACGTGCCGTCGGCCGGGTTGGTCAGGGTGATCTGCTCCTTCGTCCCGCCATTGGTGCTCGAGGCGATGATCCGCCCGTCCGGACCCTTGAGGTAGAGGTCCAGGTCGGTGGGATCGGGCAGGACCAGCGACCACTTGGCCAAGGTGACTCCCGACAGGGTGAACGGGATCTGCTTGACTCCCGCGCCGTCGTCAGGGCTCGGGTAGGTCTGGTCGGGGTCCTGGTCGATCGTGCCAGGGTTGTCCGTGGCCGGGACCAGCCCGTGAGGCGTCGCCGTGTAGGCGCCCCTCTTGCCGAACTGGACGCTGAGCGAGGTGCTCCCGCTGGTGCCGCTGCCGGACACCGCGGACGGCGCCTGGATGTCGACTCCCTTCACGGCGATCGGGCTGCGCAGCGAGTAGCCGCCGCCCTCCCAGGTCAGGGACCCGAAGCGCCACTCACCCGACGGTGCCGCGCCGGTGTTTGTGATGGCCACGGTGAAGGAGGCCGAGTCGCCGGCCGCGATGGCCAGCGTCGACGGAGAGACCTTGACCGAGTACCCGGGCGGCGCCGAGATGGACGGCCGGACCGAGATCCGCCGGCCCGACACGTTGGTCAGCGTGCGCGTGACCGTCGTGCTTCCCGGGACGGCCTCGACGCCGATGGCCGCATAGTTGAGGCCGGCAGCTGTCGTCGGGACGCCGGAGGCCGCGAGGTTGGCGCAGGTGGCCGCGGGGTTCCTGAAGATCTCCGGCCCCTCCGCGCAGAGGAAGCCGAGGTACTGGGTGAGCCCGGCGTCGTAGACCAGGCCAGGCTGGAAGGCCGAACCCCGTTCCCGCGGCTGCCCGACCATGGCCAAGCCCGAACCCATGGCGAACGGTCCCGCCTTGCTCCGGCGGTCGTTGTCACGGACGTTCGTGTCAGCCGTCGTCATCAGGGCCGACTTGGCCGCGGCCGCGGACCAGTCCGGGTGGACCTGCCTGAGCAGGGCGTAGGACCCTGCGACGACCGGGCTGGACATCGACGTCCCTGCGATCGCCTGGAAGAGCTCGCCCGCAGGTTGGCTGCCAGGGCTCGGGAACGGCGTGTTGCCGGCCATCACCTGGACTCCGGGAGCACTGATGTCCGGCTTGATGATGTCCCCGGCGGTCGGGTTCTCACCGCGGCTCGAGAAGGCCGCGACGGTCGGCGTCGGGAACGGGGCGGTCGTGATGCCCCCGGCCACCAGCTGGCCTTCGGCGTCGGGCCGAGAGTTGGCCCAGTCGAGGATGGCCTGGCCCGGCGTCTTGTCGACCATGACGGTCGGGACGTAGAAGTTGTCGGTGAAGATGTTGTCGACGTCGTTCTGGTTGTAGAGCACCATCCCGACACCGCCCGCCCGCTGCACCTCGAAGCTCTTGGCGATGCGACCGTTGCTGCCCCGACCACAGATGACGATCCTGCCGGACACCTTGGCGGGGTCCAGAGATCCTGCCGTGCACAGGCTTGGGCTGCTCGCCCCCGCCATCCCGGCCCTCGCCGCGTCGACCATGGGGGCCCTGCCCAAGCCCTTGGTCACCGACCCGCCGACGTACGACTTTCCGTTGCCGAGCTTGACGATCCCGCGGTAGAAGGTGGGATGCGTGGTCGCGCCGACCGCCGTCACCCACGGGACGTCCGCCGGGCCGCCGATCGTCGCGGCGCCAGGGCCGCTGTTTCCGGCTGACACCGCGGTGAGAACGCCCGCGTCTGCAGCGAACAGGAAGGCGATCGTGTCTCCCGAGACGGTCTGGGCACCCCCGCCGATCGAGTAGTTGATGACGTCGACCCCGTCCGCGACGGCCTGGTCGATGGCAGCGGAGAGGTCGGAGGTGAAGCCACCGCCGTCGCCGAGGGCCTTGTAGGCGATGACCTGGGCGCGCGGGGCGATCCCGGAGATGACGCCCTTGCTGACGCCGGAGATGCTCGCGTGGACGTTGGCGTCACCGGCCGCGGTCGATGCCGTGTGGGTGCCGTGGCCCTCGTTGTCGCGCGCCGAGTCGAACTCGTGCGGGGTCAGGCCTGCGTTCGCCTTGTAGGTGTCGAGGAACTCGCGCGCGCCGACGAGCTTGTTGT
This region includes:
- a CDS encoding S8 family serine peptidase — encoded protein: MRRIIAMAGAATAALCVATTPGWAATSSPGASALGSGVVKSKTGSYIVVMKADPLVRSIATKDLGTPRAKQRKAALRASHEAVLRAAGVASSRKTSDYSNALNGFAVRTDLRSADAMAHNPNVALVLPDELRQPTAVRNDDHQGEQGSGAVNGLNAFLGLTGKGDAYASGVTGQGVLVGVIDTGIWPEHPSFADDGTLPPAPKLDSSGRSACAFGNTAWNPNDKPFTCNNKLVGAREFLDTYKANAGLTPHEFDSARDNEGHGTHTASTAAGDANVHASISGVSKGVISGIAPRAQVIAYKALGDGGGFTSDLSAAIDQAVADGVDVINYSIGGGAQTVSGDTIAFLFAADAGVLTAVSAGNSGPGAATIGGPADVPWVTAVGATTHPTFYRGIVKLGNGKSYVGGSVTKGLGRAPMVDAARAGMAGASSPSLCTAGSLDPAKVSGRIVICGRGSNGRIAKSFEVQRAGGVGMVLYNQNDVDNIFTDNFYVPTVMVDKTPGQAILDWANSRPDAEGQLVAGGITTAPFPTPTVAAFSSRGENPTAGDIIKPDISAPGVQVMAGNTPFPSPGSQPAGELFQAIAGTSMSSPVVAGSYALLRQVHPDWSAAAAKSALMTTADTNVRDNDRRSKAGPFAMGSGLAMVGQPRERGSAFQPGLVYDAGLTQYLGFLCAEGPEIFRNPAATCANLAASGVPTTAAGLNYAAIGVEAVPGSTTVTRTLTNVSGRRISVRPSISAPPGYSVKVSPSTLAIAAGDSASFTVAITNTGAAPSGEWRFGSLTWEGGGYSLRSPIAVKGVDIQAPSAVSGSGTSGSTSLSVQFGKRGAYTATPHGLVPATDNPGTIDQDPDQTYPSPDDGAGVKQIPFTLSGVTLAKWSLVLPDPTDLDLYLKGPDGRIIASSTNGGTKEQITLTNPADGTYTMVVHGWAVPAPGTAFDLRSWLVPSTSGGSLAVTSGSPVAAVIGGTTTVGLSWTGLTAGTDYLGVVSHAIDGTPVGSTVVSVTG